A single region of the Salvia miltiorrhiza cultivar Shanhuang (shh) chromosome 8, IMPLAD_Smil_shh, whole genome shotgun sequence genome encodes:
- the LOC131000515 gene encoding uncharacterized protein LOC131000515 isoform X2 produces MSKSQNLKPRIPSSTPVTNRKSDSVQKNNAPSIPRRGTSSRGIFSSSSSGSKQCRGLDSSESDTNEERMKKKHKSVLQVTMEAEKSKVPIDSVVTEKKKLTGHSFKSQFKRVREEETVSGKETSNIDGGRAPNLKTVKSTIEESSGIKKHYEDQEHIALEDNSADIGKTVNEVEKKCDKRMKKLISEQERKIQEFHRIWEDNISKMERDHKLQVSFIRSIYGKSTKAIDKLKILDDNFAKEMAENKLHKDKQFEVLEAEQLAARKEEIQKAASWLSEAKGSISSTLTGYCKEQSFGSQHEEVSRCSGSRTHILGAKDVIPLTEQHGENNDSSRTIKGNHSVKSRNSGGATAEEVACNSPNGNPSSATNSSQRNEGGISFSDIRIPAVVVKINQPKHVGAGGSIFANLPASGEKVPGDVQLLELHGEVPSESELPETVANEIVDNNNSVSVSTNTHLGGGEKTFLNVPASGERVSGEVQSLELRGDVLAELPETVANKIVDNVVDLSTNSPLEGFGEGGAIDLPDAEHEQLTQPKPFGCAERIIVNLTASGERVLGDMQLPELCKDIPAELVETDAHEIVDNVNPVELIANTSTEGFGEGDAIDLPDALLNQKNENDRTTIDDLDLAGQVLKTSEPTKASKHPYPLLPLQVREDQDVASAEIQGHGVQVLGKVNSSPSEIVASELVDTAREPLSNIEPRAREQPAIETQSSSRIEVSTLKIIDTVIAEQSSIQLRDQDTSVVEDRVTSLIEAADSERFDTADPVAAAELVGAAKTLESYNKLRDQDVPAIETQSTSRIEVSFPENLNNTSPLLSSTEQQDEDALIVTNQVNMEIGGSNSVLADSTTPVQSHTDAPPVESDEQLQLMLNDASVCCNKLLYPELESQNHNLVRNSSGAAETEMLSHESMTQLREDLEPSNFLDVGHDSQPSLATTVQISTSVQNNVATEAVLSTNEIPHEAFLQLGGVSHLPSDQVSPSLLADPLQLELQKIQKETEELQKSHVEMMVGLKSEYIKEIRELVDEVRKKYHLKSQDAQAQFTLKNNGLNQKLKKILMNKLLASGFNFNCLNMWSFWPLMLQGLPSSSMQSHQHLVRPAGATAPNPHIARLTGQAVQQISVPNSTRAGPITSQHFAAPSVRPASYFEAMSRHSAINGVHPMSLPHFGGDIYSSVPLYQSPITATAPSMPNATLISGFQNLQQQQQPLADPRWPSNSHNPRLLGYPPAVACTSVTSLDMLMDVGHHHRHHQLPGALQGNRSSCAEAATAICLSDDD; encoded by the exons ATGTCGAAATCACAGAATCTTAAGCCTAGGATACCATCTTCAACTCCTGTCACTAATAGGAAGTCTGATAGTGTTCAGAAGAATAATGCACCAAGCATTCCTAGGAGGGGCACCAGCAGTAGGGGAATTTTTTCCTCAAGTTCTTCCGGTTCCAAGCAGTGTAGGGGACTCGATTCGTCCGAGTCGGATACAAATGAagagagaatgaagaagaagCATAAGTCTGTATTGCAGGTGACCATGGAAGCTGAAAAGTCTAAGGTTCCCATAGACTCAGTTGTTACAGAGAAAAAGAAATTGACTGGCCATAGTTTCAAGTCTCAATTTAAAAGAGTGCGCGAAGAGGAAACTGTATCAGGCAAAGAAACATCTAATATAGATGGAGGAAGGGCGCCCAATCTAAAAACTGTGAAAAGTACAATTGAAGAGAGTTCTGGCATTAAAAAGCATTATGAAGATCAAGAGCACATAGCACTGGAGGATAACAGTGCTGATATTGGTAAAACTGTAAATGAAGTCGAGAAAAAATGTGACAAGCGGATGAAGAAGCTCATTTCTGAACAGGAAAGGAAAATTCAGGAGTTTCACCGAATTTGGGAGGATAATATATCAAAAATGGAGAGGGATCATAAATTGCAAGTGTCCTTTATTCGTTCTATATACGGGAAATCTACAAAAGCAATAGACAAGCTCAAGATCTTGGATGATAATTTTGCAAAGGAAATGGCGGAGAACAAACTCCATAAGGACAAGCAATTTGAAGTTCTTGAGGCAGAACAATTAGCTGCAAGAAAAGAGGAGATCCAAAAGGCTGCTAGCTGGCTGTCCGAAGCAAAAGGCAGCATCTCTAGCACGCTTACAGGGTACTGCAAAGAACAGTCATTTGGTTCACAACATGAAGAAGTCTCTAGATGTTCTGGGTCGAGAACACATATCCTAGGTGCTAAGGATGTGATACCCTTAACTGAGCAGCATGGAGAAAATAATGATTCAAGTAGAACTATAAAGGGGAATCATTCTGTAAAATCCAGAAATTCTGGTGGTGCAACAGCTGAGGAAGTAGCATGTAACTCCCCTAATGGAAATCCAAGTAGTGCAACAAATAGTAGTCAGAGAAATGAAGGTGGAATATCTTTCTCAGATATACGGATTCCGGCTGTTGTTGTGAAGATTAATCAGCCAAAGCATGTGGGTGCTGGGGGAAGTATCTTTGCCAATCTACCTGCTTCTGGAGAAAAAGTTCCTGGGGACGTTCAACTGCTCGAGCTGCATGGAGAG GTTCCATCTGAGAGTGAGTTGCCTGAAACTGTTGCTAATGAAATTGTGGACAATAATAACTCTGTGAGTGTGAGTACTAATACTCATTTAGGTGGTGGTGAGAAAACCTTTCTAAACGTACCTGCTTCTGGAGAAAGAGTTTCTGGAGAAGTGCAATCACTTGAGCTCCGTGGAGACGTTTTAGCAGAGTTGCCTGAAACTGTGGCCAATAAAATTGTGGATAATGTTGTGGATTTGAGTACTAATAGTCCTCTTGAAGGGTTTGGTGAAGGGGGTGCTATTGATTTACCTGATGCTGAGCATGAGCAGCTTACTCAACCAAAGCCTTTTGGTTGTGCGGAAAGAATAATTGTGAACCTCACTGCTTCTGGAGAAAGGGTTCTTGGTGACATGCAATTACCTGAGCTATGTAAGGACATTCCTGCAGAATTGGTTGAAACTGATGCTCATGAAATTGTGGATAATGTCAACCCAGtggaattgattgctaatactTCTACTGAAGGATTTGGTGAAGGGGATGCAATTGATTTGCCTGATGCTTTGCTAAACCAGAAAAATGAGAATGACAGGACCACCATTGATGATCTCGATTTAGCTGGACAAGTGTTGAAAACTTCGGAGCCAACAAAAGCTTCCAAACATCCGTATCCCCTGTTGCCACTACAA GTACGAGAAGATCAAGATGTGGCTTCTGCTGAAATACAAGGCCATGGTGTACAGGTATTAGGAAAGGTAAACTCTTCTCCCTCTGAGATTGTCGCTTCAGAACTTGTTGATACTGCAAGAGAGCCTCTGTCAAATATTGAACCACGAGCCAGGGAGCAGCCTGCAATAGAAACTCAAAGTTCATCAAGAATTGAAGTTTCAACCTTAAAGATCATTGACACTGTAATAGCTGAGCAGTCCTCTATACAACTGCGAGACCAAGACACATCAGTTGTTGAAGATCGAGTGACTTCTCTGATAGAAGCTGCAGACTCAGAGAGATTTGACACTGCAGACCCTGTTGCTGCAGCAGAACTTGTTGGTGCTGCAAAGACTTTGGAATCATATAACAAACTCCGAGACCAAGATGTGCCGGCAATAGAAACTCAAAGTACGTCAAGGATTGAAGTTTCATTCCCAGAGAACCTGAACAATACATCACCTTTGCTGTCCAGTACAGAACAACAAGATGAAGATGCACTAATTGTAACAAATCAGGTTAATATGGAGATTGGAGGTTCAAATTCAGTACTAGCTGACAGCACAACCCCAGTGCAATCCCATACTGATGCACCACCAGTTGAAAGCGATGAGCAACTGCAGCTCATGCTTAATGATGCATCTGTCTGCTGTAATAAGTTGTTATACCCTGAACTTGAAAGCCAAAACCATAATCTGGTAAGAAATTCCTCTGGAGCTGCTGAGACTGAAATGCTTTCACATGAATCCATGACTCAATTAAGGGAAGATTTGGAACCAAGTAATTTTCTTGATGTTGGACATGACAGTCAACCTTCCCTTGCAACAACTGTTCAGATATCTACTTCTGTCCAGAATAATGTAGCTACAGAAGCGGTGCTGAGTACAAATGAAATCCCACATGAAGCTTTTCTACAGCTGGGAGGTGTGAGCCATCTTCCTAGTGATCAAGTTTCTCCATCTCTACTTGCTGATCCACTTCAACTTGAGTTGCAAAAGATTCAGAAAGAAACTGAAGAACTGCAGAAAAGTCATGTAGAAATG ATGGTAGGGCTAAAATCTGAATACATAAAAGAGATACGGGAACTTGTTGATGAAGTACGAAAGAAATACCATCTCAAATCTCAGGATGCCCAAGCACAATTTACACTGAAGAACAATGGACTTAACCAGAAGCTGAAgaaaattttgatgaataagTTATTGGCTAGTGGtttcaattttaattgtttgaaCATGTGGTCTTTTTGGCCCCTAATGCTGCAAG GTCTTCCATCCAGTTCCATGCAATCCCATCAACACTTGGTTAGGCCTGCTGGGGCTACTGCTCCCAACCCGCACATTGCAAGACTAACTGGGCAAGCCGTGCAACAGATATCAGTTCCTAATTCTACGAGAGCTGGTCCTATCACTAGCCAACATTTTGCAGCTCCATCTGTACGACCTGCTTCATATTTTGAAGCTATGTCCAGACACTCGGCCATCAATGGAGTCCATCCCATGAGTCTTCCGCATTTTGGAGGAGATATTTATTCCTCAGTTCCACTGTATCAATCTCCTATAACTGCTACAGCACCATCCATGCCCAATGCTACTTTGATATCAGGCTTTCAAAATCTCCAGCAACAGCAACAGCCTCTAGCAGATCCACGGTGGCCATCAAACTCTCACAATCCTCGACTTCTTGGTTATCCTCCTGCCGTGGCGTGTACATCCGTGACATCATTGGATATGCTAATGGATGTGGggcatcatcatcgtcatcaccAGCTACCTG GTGCTCTGCAGGGTAACCGGAGCT